The following are from one region of the Lytechinus pictus isolate F3 Inbred chromosome 4, Lp3.0, whole genome shotgun sequence genome:
- the LOC129259457 gene encoding runt-related transcription factor 1-like: MTDAGLKKGSFVFKGGERSLIMDALSDQPGELMKTESPNFICSLLPPHWRSNKSLPVAFKVFSLGETKDGTIVTIGAGNDENCCAELKNNIAVMKNQVAHFNDLRFVGKSGRGKSFTLSIFVCTNPPQIATCNSAIKVTVDGPRPKRPKSKPDHEPRCVSSLIDASHAHSCGVAISHNHGNQIGRQQAFMNQGWMPGCYPLSSISTDTSQPGIYTSPYLSSGQHPTDNPSTHLPQIKSEPSEINFIQQNYPQFIYPTQPEGVPFSPPTSTISRVTTEEDPQRGILPIAPNQLPLPFQPAQNVFPSSNAVPVTSSPYSIYPHLYLSSSSSQYCGGSLNMLPSTMSDEHRKLEDEEPANCISMETAIHLPHSAPEMSLSFGGHPQNPNELDDAKTTDAHGIGIEIIQQHPQGITNIAPIQQTVLGHFPLMSDSRKEEFWRPY; encoded by the exons ATGACTGATGCGGGCTTGAAGAAGGGTTCGTTCGTTTTCAAAGGAGGCGAACGGTCTCTGATAATGGATGCCTTGTCGGACCAGCCAGGGGAGCTGATGAAGACTGAGAGTCCCAACTTCATTTGCTCTCTCCTCCCACCCCACTGGCGGAGTAATAAGAGTTTGCCGGTTGCCTTTAAAGTTTTCTCCCTTGGAGAGACGAAAGATGGAACAATTGTGACCATTGGAGCGGGGAATGATGAAAACTGTTGTGCTGAACTGAAAAATAACATAGCAGTCATGAAAAATCAAGTTGCCCATTTCAATGACCTGCGTTTTGTTGGAAAATCAGGCCGGG GGAAAAGCTTCACACTGTCAATATTCGTGTGCACGAACCCTCCTCAGATTGCTACGTGTAACAGTGCTATTAAGGTAACTGTCGATGGACCAAGACCTAAAC GACCCAAGTCCAAGCCAGACCACGAACCTCGATGCGTCTCTTCCCTCATCGATGCAAGCCACGCCCATTCTTGTGGGGTAGCTATCTCTCACAACCATGGCAACCAGATCGGAAGACAGCAGGCATTCATGAACCAGGGATGGATGCCCGGATGTTATCCTCTATCTTCGATTTCTACTG ATACTTCCCAGCCTGGAATTTATACAAGTCCATATCTATCATCGGGTCAACATCCTACTGACAACCCATCTACTCATCTTCCGCAAATAAAGTCAGAACCATCGGAGATAAACTTCATCCAGCAGAACTACCCACAGTTCATCTACCCAACGCAACCTGAGGGTGTACCCTTCAGCCCTCCTACAAGCACCATCTCAAGAGTAACAACCGAAGAAGATCCACAGCGGGGCATCTTGCCGATAGCACCAAATCAACTTCCCTTGCCGTTTCAGCCTGCTCAGAATGTCTTCCCCAGCTCCAATGCTGTTCCGGTGACTTCATCACCATATTCAATTTACCCCCACCTCTATCTGTCATCCTCTTCATCTCAGTATTGCGGTGGTTCTCTGAACATGCTCCCATCAACAATGTCAGATGAACACCGGAAGCTGGAGGACGAAGAACCAGCTAATTGCATTTCCATGGAAACTGCAATTCACCTTCCTCATTCCGCTCCGGAGATGTCTCTGAGTTTCGGAGGACATCCGCAAAACCCGAATGAACTTGATGATGCAAAAACAACAGACGCACATGGCATCGGAATCGAGATCATTCAACAGCATCCTCAAGGCATCACTAACATAGCGCCAATCCAACAAACTGTTCTGGGACACTTCCCACTCATGTCAGATTCGAGAAAAGAGGAGTTTTGGCGACCATATTAA
- the LOC129259459 gene encoding probable ATP-dependent RNA helicase DDX10 — translation MKKRGVNNPGKGRSSKSKQKKSGRNEGKMALKKLQLERKEINQLQDQYSQINPKEIETFSDFPLSKRTLSALEEAGYKVPTEIQKGAIGLALQGHDVLGAAKTGSGKTLAFLIPILECLYRNSWSVPDGLGALVISPTRELAYQTFEVLCKVGSKHDFSAGLIIGGKDLKTEMERIPKTNIVVCTPGRLLQHMDETACFESLNLKMLVLDEADRILDLGFQKTMDAILDHLPCERQTLLFSATQTKSVRDLARLSLLEPKYVAVHEHHTHSTPVQLDQSYIVCELEQKLDVLYSFLKAHLKQKILVFMSSCKQVKYVFEVLVKLNPGITVMGLYGSMHQLRRVAVYNEFCVRDSAVLLATDIAARGLDFPAVNWVVQLDCPEDSSTYIHRVGRTARYEKDGEALLVLLPSEEDAMVAEMEKRKIPVEKIEVNPNKKFAIEKKLQSFCAQSVDLKQSAQRAFIAYLKSVYLMKNKDIFNVHVLSLDNFARSLGLAVAPRVRFIQNAEKRKQEQSKKSNKNQQRLLETSSSKTTTESNRTLQKDSQKDEIRKDERRKGRTEDESNESEEEDESDDEEAPGAGRDGEGGDGFHDDADEEEDDLLVKKDIDPKQISAEDANDDDLLAPGRRSKKSEKPLTKYALAKKIRKKNLQVNTKKVFDEEGEVEAQWPPAQPNVASRLHGDDEDGGGIDIEKAKKFMEEEDKHDKQLFKDRIKQKHLERKLKEKQLKKSNRKKQDSGDEDEGVSLGISLDDHQEFDPMSLPDPDVYSAFVSDDDRDANSDKDEEEMGSQKQSQKKSKPSSSPTKRKTVKEKSEKKKKRKMMDVEEDDVAMDTGLSLEDDEQLALHMLSVNRF, via the exons ATGAAGAAACGTGGGGTGAATAATCCTGGTAAAGGTCGTTCTTCCAAATCAAAACAGAAGAAAAGTGggagaaatgaaggaaaaatgGCTCTTAAGAAATTGCAACTGGAAAGAAAAGAGATTAATCAACTTCAGGATCAATACAGTCAG ATCAATCCCAAAGAAATAGAGACATTCTCTGACTTCCCACTGAGTAAAAGAACGCTGTCTGCTCTTGAAGAGGCTGGCTACAAGGTTCCTACTGAGATCCAGAAAGGGGCGATAGGTCTGGCCTTACAGGGCCACGATGTCCTTGGTGCAGCCAAGACCGGTTCTGGCAAGACTCTGGCATTCCTGATTCCA ATATTGGAGTGTCTCTACCGGAACTCCTGGTCTGTACCCGATGGTCTTGGGGCTCTTGTCATCTCACCTACGAGGGAGCTAGCTTATCAGACGTTTGAAGTACTGTGTAAAGTAGGATCAAAGCATGACTTCTCCGCTGGGCTCATCATCGGAGGAAAG GACTTGAAGACCGAGATGGAGAGGATCCCAAAGACCAATATTGTTGTGTGTACTCCAGGGAGACTCCTACAACACATGGATGAAACGGCCTGCTTTGAGAGCCTAAATCTGAAGATGCTAG tcCTTGATGAAGCAGATCGTATTCTTGACCTTGGTTTTCAGAAGACAATGGATGCCATCTTGGATCATCTTCCATGTGAACGACAGACCTTACTCTTCTCTGCAACCCAAACCAA ATCGGTACGTGACCTGGCGAGACTCAGCCTTCTGGAACCCAAGTATGTTGCTGTCCATGAACACCATACTCACAGTACACCGGTTCAGTTAGATCAG AGCTACATTGTATGTGAGTTGGAGCAGAAGCTAGATGTCTTGTATTCTTTCCTCAAAGCCCATTTAAAACAGAAGATCTTGGTCTTCATGTCCAGTTGCAAGCAG GTCAAGTACGTATTTGAGGTCCTTGTTAAGTTGAACCCCGGTATTACGGTGATGGGGCTATATGGTTCCATGCATCAGCTACGGAGGGTAGCGGTGTACAATGAGTTCTGCGTCAGAGATTCAGCCGTACTCCTAGCCACTGACATTGCTGCTAGAGGATTAG ACTTTCCTGCAGTGAACTGGGTTGTCCAGCTAGACTGCCCGGAGGATTCCAGTACCTACATACATCGAGTGGGCCGGACGGCCAGGTACGAGAAGGATGGCGAGGCTCTCCTCGTTCTCCTTCCATCGGAAGAGGATGCTATGGTGGCTGAgatggagaaaaggaaaattcCCGTTGAGAAAATTGA AGTTAATCCAAACAAGAAGTTTGCTATAGAGAAGAAACTTCAGTCTTTCTGCGCACAGAGTGTAGACCTCAAGCAATCAGCTCAGAGGGCCTTCATCGCTTATCTCAAATCAGTCTACCTTATGAAGAACAAGGATATCTTTAATGTTCATGTACTTTCTCTTGACAACTTTGCAAG GTCTCTTGGTTTAGCAGTGGCTCCGAGGGTGAGATTCATCCAGAATGCGGAGAAGAGAAAACAGGAGCAGAGcaagaaatcaaacaaaaaccaACAGAGGTTATTAGAAACCTCATCATCCAAAACCACTACAGAGTCAAACAGAACTTTACAGAAAGACTCACAAAAAGATGAAATTAGAAAAGatgagaggagaaaaggaaggacTGAAGATGAAAGTAATGAATCGGAAGAAGAGGATGAGTCGGATGATGAGGAGGCCCCGGGAGCAGGAAGGGATGGAGAAGGAGGAGATGGTTTCCATGACGATgctgatgaggaggaggatgactTGCTGGTTAAGAAAGACATCGATCCCAAACAG ATTTCTGCCGAAGATGCCAATGATGATGATCTTCTTGCTCCTGGTAGACGTTCTAAGAAATCTGAAAAACCTCTGACCAAGTATGCCCTGGCTAAAAAGATCAGGAAGAAGAACCTGCAAGTCAACACCAAGAAGGTCTTTGATGAAGAAGGAGAG GTTGAAGCTCAGTGGCCACCAGCTCAACCTAATGTAGCATCTCGTCtccatggtgatgatgaggatggagGAGGCATTGACATCGAAAAGGCCAAGAAGTTTATGGAGGAAGAGGATAAACACGATAAGCAACTCTTCAAAGATCGGATCAAGCAAAAGCACTTG GAAAGGAAGCTGAAGGAAAAGCAATTAAAGAAGtcaaacagaaaaaaacaaGACAGTGGTGATGAG gATGAAGGTGTCAGTCTTGGTATCAGTCTGGATGATCATCAAGAGTTTGATCCGATGAGCCTCCCAGATCCTGATGTCTACTCCGCTTTTGTTTCTGATGATGATAGGGATGCTAATTCTGACAAAGATGAAGAAGAGATGGGTTCTCAGAAGCAATCACAAAA GAAATCGAAACCCTCATCAAGCCCAACCAAGAGGAAAACAGTCAAAGAGAAAAGcgagaagaaaaagaaacggAAGATGATGGATGTAGAGGAGGATGATGTTGCCATGGATACAGGATTATCGTTAGAGGATGATGAACAGTTAGCACTCCATATGCTCTCTGTTAATAGATTCTGA